Sequence from the Ancalomicrobiaceae bacterium S20 genome:
GTCGCGCAGCCAGTTGCCGATCGCCTCGAACACCATCAGCGCGGCGAGGCCGATCGCGATGATCGACAGCAGGTCGAGGTCGGACTGCGGCAACACGAAATCGAGCGAGACCTGCAACAGGATCGGCGAGGCGAGCGCGAGCAGGCCGATCGCGATCGAAAGCGACAGGACCTTCCAGAAAGCCGCCCGGAAGCCGCCGGTCGACTTGATCAGATCCCAGAGCGAGAGGCCGTCCTTGGAGACGATCTTCTCGAGCGACACCCGCGGCTCGACCTCGAGCACGACGCCGGAGAAGTGCTTCTCGAAGTCCTTGCGCGAGAACGACCGGCGGCCGACCGCCGGGTCGTGGATCACGTAGCGGCCGCCGGAAATCCGGTCGAGCACGACGTAGTGCCGGCCTTCCCAGTGCAGGATCGCCGGCAGTTTCAGGCCGGCGAGATCGTCGGTGTTCTCGACCGCGAGGCCGCGCGCGTCGAAGCCGAACACGCCGGCGAGGCCGTAGAGCTCGGCGAGCGACATGCCGCCCATGAAGATCGGGTGCACCGATCGCATGTAGGGCAGATCGACGTTGTGGCCGTAGGCGTTGGCGATCATCGCCATGCAGGCGAGGCCGCATTCCTGCTGCTCGGCCTGCAACAGCGTCCGCACGCGCGGCTTGTCGGAGAAGAACGGCAGGCTCATGTGCGGCCCCTCATCGCGAAGATCGGATCGAGCACCCAGTCGATCAGACGGCGTTGCTCGACCACGACGTCGGCGGTCAGGGTCGACCCGATCAGGATCGGGCGCTCCTCGCCATAGGCCGAGATGGTCCGGTCCTCCGGCTCCACCTCGATCAGGAACTTCGATTGCGGCGGCGGACGCGGCCCGGCCTTGGCGAGCGCGAGATCGAGGCCGGGGTTGGCGTCCTCGTCCTTGGGCAGGCTCAGCGGCTGGCGGCCGATCGCGATGATGCGGCCGTATTTCACGCCGAAGGTCTTGTAGGGAAAGGCGTCGTACTTCAGCACGACGCGCTGGCCCATGGTCAGCAGACCCATGGTCTTCGACGGCGCCTGCAGGCCGATCGTGAACGGGGCGTCGGGATCGCCGATCGCCGCGATCGTGTCGCCGACCTTGACCTCCGAGCCCTCGCGCACGTTGATCGCGGCGATCTTGCCCTTGATGCCGACAATCACGTCGACCGAAATCGCGGTCTTAGCCCGCTCGATGCGGCTGTCGAGCTCGGCGAGCGCGCGGGAGAGCTGCGACAGCTCGTTGGCGTTAGCGGTCTTGTTCTGCTGCAGGGTGCGGCGGCGCTCGATCTGGGTGGTGACGACCTGCGTCATCTGCAAGCGCACTTCGAGCAGCTGGCGGGTGTAGTCCTGCTTCACCCGCTCCTGCGCGGTGACGTTGTCGCGGGTGACGTAGCCGACCTTCAGATGGTTCTGCAGCTTGCGGACGATCTCCTCCTGCGAGGCGAGCGCGGTCTTCAGCCCGGCCTCCTGCTTGCGGAGATTGTCGCTGATGCGGCCGAGATTGGCCTCCAGTTCGTCGAGATCCTTGGCGTCGTGCGACATGACCGACTGAAGGTCGGCCATCTGCTTCTTGATGTTGACGCGCTGCTCGTTGAGCGACTGCACCTCGGCCTGCGACAGCGGCGTCGCACCGGTCGAGGTCTGCTGCGGCGTGATCGTGACGATGCGCTGGCCGCTCTCGACGTCGCCGCCCTGCGGGATCCAGACCTTGGTGATGGTGCCGTCGAGCGTCGCGACGATGCGCTGGCTGCCCTTCGAGCCGAGCACGATGCCGCGCATCGTCTCCTGCTTGGCGAAGGTGCCGACCCACAGCGCCACCATCAGGAAGCCGGCGAGCGCGACGAAGAACAGCACCAGAAGGTTCGAGGCGGTGTCGCGTCGGAACTCGATCGACGACGAAAGCTCATGGAGCCCCGTGACCTCGAACCGGTCCATCATGCCGGCGGGCTTCACCGGCCGGCGGCCGATCAGGCGCGCGACGATGTTAGAGATCGGCATGGGCACCGACCTTTCGGAGCGCGGGCGCGCCGCCAGGGGACGGTGCGCGACCGACCCAAGGATAGAACTCCAGGATGCGCGTCCACATGTGCCACTGGGCCGGATCGATTTTCACGAAATCCTCGATCTGGCGCGCCATCGCGGCGGCGAGCGCCCGGCGATCCTCGGGGGTGTTGCTCGCCACCTCGAAAGGCTGGCCAAACACGATCTCGTCGCGGGCGAGCAGCGAGCGGACCGTCATCGGCAGCACGACCGCCTTCAGCATCCGCGCCATGGCGTCGAGGCCGAAGGCGATGGCCGCCTCGTGGCCGAACAGCGAGACCTCCGCCGGCGAACCGTAGCTCTGCGGCAGATCGATCAGCGAGACGACCACGCCGCCCTTGCGGATGAAGCGCATCCCGTCGACGAACTCGGCTTCGTTGCGGGTATTCATGATCCGGACTTCGCTGGCGATCTCGCGCATGCGGTCCATGGCGACATTGTTGCCGGCGAGGTCGTCGCGGGCGCGCAGGACCAGGAGGCGGCGGCCGGCGAAATACTTCCACAGCACGTAGGTGATGCCGAACGGAAACGAGCCCATGTGCATCGGCGCGAGGATCACGACGTCGGCCGAGCCGGCGATCCGCTCGACGAGCGCGGGGTCGCTGACCCGGACGCGCGCGACATCCTCCGTCATCTGCCGGTGCGAGCGGCAGATGCTGGCGTACCACTCCATGATCAGGAGCAGATCCTGGAAATCGTGCTCGAGGGCCATGCGGCGCGCCTCGGCGGTGCCGACCTTCAGGAAGCGCTCGAAAGCGGGTTCGAGATCGAAGCCGACCTGACCGCGCAGCGGCAGCGTGCCGCGCCAGAGCGCGCGCAGGATCACGCGCCGCACCGAAAGCGGCAGCCGAGCCAGGATCTTGACCAGTTCGAGGACACCGTTCATGGGGCGCGCTGCGGTCTTCTGTTCCTCGCTCGGAGGTCGATGGTCTACGCTCGTCCGGCTCCTCGTCACGATCGGGAGCCGGCGGGCGCACGGCGGCGCGAGCGGCAGCCCGTCACGATCGGACGACGCACCCGCCGCCTTGTCGACCGCGCGACTGAACAACCTTACGAGGCATGGTTTAAAAATGGTCTAACCGCCGGTCGCCGCAGGGATCGCGACGGCACGACCGGATCAGTCGGACGACAATTCGGCCGCGACATAGTCGAGCACCGCGCGCAGTGTCGACACGATCTGGTCGACCTCTTCGCGGGTGATGATGAAGGGCGGCGAGACCAGGATCCGGTCGGCGCTCGCCCTGACGATCACGCCGCGCATGATGCAGAAGTTGCGGACGATCATGCCGATGTCGTGCGGCCGCGAGAACCGCGTGCGCGTGGCCTTGTCGATGACGATCTGGACCGCGCCGAGTAGGCCGGTCGAGACCGCCTCCCCGACCATGACATGATCGGCGAGCGAGCCCCAGCGTTCCGCGAAATAGGGGCCGATGTCGTCGCGGATGCGCTCGACCAGCCGCTCCTCCTCGAGGATGCGAAGGTTGGCGAGCGCTGCGGCGGCCGCGACCGGGTGGCCGGAATAGGTGAAGCCGTGATGGAACTGGCCGGCCTGATTGGTCAGCACGTCGGCGACGCGGTCCGCCACGATCACCCCG
This genomic interval carries:
- a CDS encoding HlyD family efflux transporter periplasmic adaptor subunit yields the protein MPISNIVARLIGRRPVKPAGMMDRFEVTGLHELSSSIEFRRDTASNLLVLFFVALAGFLMVALWVGTFAKQETMRGIVLGSKGSQRIVATLDGTITKVWIPQGGDVESGQRIVTITPQQTSTGATPLSQAEVQSLNEQRVNIKKQMADLQSVMSHDAKDLDELEANLGRISDNLRKQEAGLKTALASQEEIVRKLQNHLKVGYVTRDNVTAQERVKQDYTRQLLEVRLQMTQVVTTQIERRRTLQQNKTANANELSQLSRALAELDSRIERAKTAISVDVIVGIKGKIAAINVREGSEVKVGDTIAAIGDPDAPFTIGLQAPSKTMGLLTMGQRVVLKYDAFPYKTFGVKYGRIIAIGRQPLSLPKDEDANPGLDLALAKAGPRPPPQSKFLIEVEPEDRTISAYGEERPILIGSTLTADVVVEQRRLIDWVLDPIFAMRGRT